Proteins from a genomic interval of Xylocopa sonorina isolate GNS202 chromosome 6, iyXylSono1_principal, whole genome shotgun sequence:
- the LOC143424530 gene encoding uncharacterized protein LOC143424530, translated as MSAAVRERTTTHTSRKIVSHGGPISGQSQSATTANSLENNLDALLEDLQTSVSRSATPSRGGRALSPQVEYRVAANPTKVVSEGRTISPTRTMTTTTEKYVSSGPSGAPSGIPGLDFIDSELQNVQPGQSKTIAYKQVSYQYNKTLDGKPIDSWTADNALTNASSALIDDIRERTYEESTLHRGSEPVSKSVNRELVYSDSSTSRSKQTSPLPGTQRDVKYIHESSSYQTEPVQSTVATMHTTAAQEYGNVEYIPVPSPTPAIPINLAPGPNTKVTTTIKTYTYELPGPPQTYIPGGSVPGTVVLPGDQTITYTIPKGTTATTDKMVAYQSMTENVASRTPTRYSSPPPPITDVTKKSTTIHQESKFYREEHLAGSPGQPTGVVYHPGSPPLESKTTVTRNEKYYQGYPNGHPPGDRPDHPGTTVIYQNQPPTINETHTTINRVEEHYPSQPPSAGRHPTPDKPGTPVNYYTTSPPQSGTPPQSNTTLYKFSNTTTTVPPNKNPEDHEVLLPKPFPTEGVQVYPSKPAPAAVQSPPKKLEELMASFSDTEREVLEDIEKREKEQQKDLPVAKKEVDFVPHTPPKVKSKNVAGPPVYYPPGAAEFTKKEEASAMSQAGGGWQKQKAKYEYEASSKSKSKSTSGKAVVPVCLPLCCALPCVIM; from the exons ATGTCAGCTGCGGTGAGGGAGAGAACGACGACGCACACCAGCAGAAAGATCGTGAGTCACGGCGGTCCTATATCTGGCCAGAGCCAGTCGGCAACCACGGCCAACAGCCTCGAAAACAACTTAG ATGCTCTTCTCGAGGACCTGCAAACAAGTGTCTCAAGAAGTGCCACCCCAAGTCGAGGTGGCAGAGCGCTTTCGCCTCAAGTAGAGTATCGCGTGGCTGCGAATCCCACCAAGGTGGTCTCCGAAGGCAG AACCATTTCACCGACGCGAACGATGACAACCACTACAGAGAAATACGTTAGCTCTGGACCAAGTGGCGCACCGAGTGGTATACCTGGTTTGGATTTCATCGATTCAGAGTTACAAAAC GTGCAGCCTGGTCAAAGTAAAACGATCGCTTATAAGCAAGTGTCGTATCAATACAACAAGACTCTCGATGGAAAACCAATTG ATTCATGGACAGCAGACAATGCGTTAACCAATGCCAGTTCGGCTTTGAT CGATGACATTCGAGAAAGAACCTACGAAGAAAGTACGCTGCACCGTGGCTCAGAACCTGTTAGCAAATCAGTCAACAGAGAACTG GTGTATAGCGACAGTTCTACATCGCGTTCGAAGCAAACTTCACCTCTACCGGGTACTCAAAGAGATGTCAAGTATATTCACGAATCCTCGA GCTACCAAACGGAACCAGTGCAAAGTACAGTGGCAACGATGCACACGACAGCAGCGCAAGAATACGGAAACGTCGAGTACATACCTGTACCATCTCCAACGCCAGCGATACCGATCAACCTGGCACCAGGTCCAAACACAAAAGTGACGACCACCATCAAAACGTACACGTACGAGCTGCCAGGGCCTCCTCAAACTTATATACCAGGTGGCAGCGTGCCAGGGACCGTCGTGCTTCCAGGTGATCAAACGATCACGTACACGATACCAAAAGGCACGACCGCTACCACAGACAAGATGGTCGCCTATCAGAGCATGACGGAAAACGTCGCGTCGAGGACGCCAACCAGATACAGCAGCCCACCGCCTCCGATAACGGACGTTACCAAGAAGTCTACCACCATTCATCAAGAGTCGAAGTTCTATCGCGAGGAACACCTCGCTGGTTCACCAGGGCAGCCAACAGGCGTCGTCTATCATCCTGGTTCGCCACCCCTGGAAAGTAAGACGACGGTTACAAGGAATGAAAAGTATTACCAGGGCTATCCGAACGGACATCCGCCTGGCGATCGACCAGATCATCCAGGGACGACGGTGATCTATCAGAATCAACCACCCACTATAAACGAGACCCACACGACCATAAACCGAGTGGAGGAACACTATCCTAGTCAGCCACCGTCAGCAGGACGACACCCGACACCAGACAAACCGGGAACACCGGTTAATTATTACACTACATCGCCGCCGCAGTCAGGCACCCCGCCGCAGTCGAACACGACTCTGTATAAATTCTCGAACACGACCACAACGGTACCGCCTAACAAGAACCCCGAAGACCACGAAGTTTTGTTACCTAAACCGTTCCCAACGGAGGGCGTTCAGGTTTACCCGAGCAAACCTGCTCCGGCTGCTGTGCAGAGTCCGCCTAAGAAGTTGGAGGAGCTTATGGCGTCGTTCTCCGACACGGAG cgcgaagtgcTGGAAGACATTGAGAAACGCGAGAAAGAACAGCAAAAAGACTTGCCAGTTGCCAAAAAGGAAGTCGACTTTGTACCCCATACACCACCCAAGGTGAAGAGTAAAAATGTTGCTGGACCACCGGTTTATTATCCACCGGGGGCAGCGGAATTCACTAAAAAGGAGGAGGCTAGCGCCATGTCACAGGCCGGT GGAGGATGGCAAAAGCAGAAGGCAAAATACGAGTATGAGGCGTCCAGTAAAAGCAAATCGAAATCGACCAGCGGCAAAGCAGTTGTGCCCGTTTGTCTACCACTTTGCTGTGCCTTGCCATGTGTAATTATGTAA
- the LOC143424280 gene encoding dynein light chain Tctex-type protein 2B, which produces MAENAESKASVVSEEVEEGHNQAADEDKVPEDKSRVNVEVLDAETVPPEPIYQIRPQLHEKFKPLIAKEVIHNVLFDQLSAKTYDAQEAVRWINDIADTIKEKVKELNFKRYKYVVNVVLGEQHGAGVKMGTRCIWDAEADAYAYDSFLNDTIFCVATVYAVYFY; this is translated from the exons ATGGCAGAGAACGCTGAGAGCAAAGCTTCTGTCGTGTCTGAGGAAGTAGAAGAAGGTCACAACCAAGCTGCGGACGAAGACAAAGTTCCGGAAGACAAGTCGAGGGTAAATGTTGAGGTGCTCGACGCAGAAACCGTGCCACCGGAACCGATTTATCAAATACGCCCTCAGTTACACGAGAA GTTTAAACCCTTAATTGCTAAAGAAGTTATACATAATGTATTATTTGATCAGCTTTCTGCAAAAACTTACGATGCTCAGGAAGCTGTTCGATGGATCAATGATATAGCAGATACGATTAAAGAAAAAGTTAAAG agttaaatttcaagcGTTACAAATATGTGGTGAATGTGGTTTTGGGTGAACAGCACGGTGCAGGGGTAAAAATGGGTACGAGATGTATTTGGGACGCGGAGGCAGATGCATATGCATATGATAGTTTCCTAAAT GACACAATATTCTGCGTCGCTACTGTGTATGCTGTATATTTTTATTAG
- the LOC143424596 gene encoding sialin-like, whose amino-acid sequence MAKKKELLSCRDVLWYLVFCGFAINYMLRINLNLTIVAMVVPRTKAVAVAQCANDMPDMRYDNSTLRVAPSLSSKVDNDRFEWNEYQQGLALGAYYWLHWLTQLPGGLLARRYGTKLVYGLANFMTAILGFLIPFMTRYHLYALICLRVLQGLVAGVVWPSMHDMTAKWIPPNERSRFVSSYLGSSVGAAITYPLCAAVSSAFNWGAAFHVTSLLGVIWYCFWFFLVHDTPQQHPRISEEEKKYILENLADSVQDEESSIPWKAILTSRPIWITIVAQWGVAWGLFTLITQAPTYFNFIHGWNINATGVISGVPHLLRMVFSYYYSIMSDWLIRTNRMNLTNVRKLATFVCTGLQGICILLLGYSGCHPTLAIVFMMAGVTVNGAISASTLAALVDMGPNYASVLLGFCGMIVIASGFISPVIVGILTNDNQTVAQWRLVFIIAAANSFLGTIVYLLFGTSKEQPWNKQGKSNEAKGQEMEKLTATPVVICEEKKERT is encoded by the exons ATGGCTAAGA AAAAGGAGCTTCTATCATGCCGGGACGTGCTTTGGTACCTCGTTTTCTGTGGTTTCGCAATCAACTACATGTTGAGGATCAACTTGAACCTGACGATCGTGGCAATGGTGGTGCCTCGTACAAAGGCGGTCGCAGTTGCCCAATGTGCCAATGATATGCCAGACATGCGCTACGATAACAGCACCTTAAGGGTTGCACCTTCTTTATCATCGAAAGTGGACAAT GATCGTTtcgaatggaacgagtaccaGCAGGGGTTAGCTTTAGGAGCTTACTACTGGTTGCATTGGCTAACGCAACTTCCTGGAGGGCTGTTGGCGAGGCGTTATGGGACGAAGCTTGTTTACGGCTTGGCAAACTTCATGACAGCGATTCTTGGCTTCCTCATTCCATTTATGACACGCTACCATCTCTACGCTCTTATTTGCCTACGAGTTCTTCAGGGTCTGGTCGCG GGCGTTGTATGGCCTTCCATGCACGACATGACAGCCAAATGGATACCTCCGAACGAACGAAGCAGATTTGTCAGTTCTTATTTGG GTAGTTCCGTGGGTGCTGCTATAACTTATCCACTTTGCGCAGCTGTCAGTAGCGCATTCAATTGGGGTGCGGCTTTTCATGTAACATCATTACTCGGTGTAATTTG GTACTGCTTCTGGTTCTTCCTCGTGCATGACACACCTCAGCAACATCCTCGGATATCCGAGGAAGAAAAGAAGTATATCCTAGAGAATCTCGCTGACTCGGTTCAGGACGAGGAATCTTCGATACCGTGGAAAGCAATTTTAACGTCGCGTCCAATTTGGATCACCATTGTCGCGCAATGGGGCGTGGCATGGGGTTTGTTCACGTTGATTACTCAAGCACCGACTTACTTCAACTTCATTCACGGATGGAACATCAATGCg ACTGGAGTCATTTCTGGCGTCCCGCACCTACTCAGAATGGTGTTCTCTTATTATTACTCGATAATGAGCGACTGGCTGATACGTACCAACAGAATGAATCTGACGAACGTCAGAAAATTGGCCACGTTCGTTTGCACTGGTCTGCAAGGTATCTGTATCTTGTTATTGGGGTACAGCGGATGCCATCCGACGCTCGCGATAGTCTTCATGATGGCCGGTGTGACGGTGAACGGTGCCATTTCCGCTTCCACTTTAGCGGCCCTCGTCGACATGGGCCCAAATTACGCCAGCGTCCTTCTTGGTTTCTGCGGTATGATCGTAATCGCGAGCGGATTCATTTCGCCGGTGATTGTTGGCATTTTGACGAACGACAAC CAAACCGTGGCACAGTGGCGACTAGTTTTCATCATAGCCGCTGCGAACTCGTTTCTTGGGACGATCGTGTACTTGTTATTCGGCACGTCGAAAGAGCAACCGTGGAACAAACAGGGTAAGTCGAACGAGGCGAAAGGACAAGAAATGGAAAAGTTAACGGCGACGCCGGTTGTGATCtgcgaagaaaagaaagaaaggacgTAA